A part of Saccopteryx bilineata isolate mSacBil1 chromosome 8, mSacBil1_pri_phased_curated, whole genome shotgun sequence genomic DNA contains:
- the CCDC54 gene encoding LOW QUALITY PROTEIN: coiled-coil domain-containing protein 54 (The sequence of the model RefSeq protein was modified relative to this genomic sequence to represent the inferred CDS: inserted 2 bases in 2 codons; deleted 7 bases in 4 codons; substituted 2 bases at 2 genomic stop codons), with translation MCKLQTKMVKAAARQMWTSNLTKIRQSLQHYVYHKHXKQHLIQLRNLTMISCGGNQDNISTYEKNVIIMLQDVKTAQTDLLSEVTAVFKISAVLKIQGKTDIYQKQMEVLEIIMNVNEGKRCSITKGIFFMKENIDVLKEGKKVRELENQNSXSSIHCMYIRVLEGEKGRXSWTVSQIQQPQTLKNTFASTAFEISSADPEKVLSYSNSTDHILKKKNSPEILKQSNHQNALRSLKKSXNIYIYSDFSMGIELTIVHGGKWIFFLSATKLGEFIQWLLSRPTIPPEEQLKTQRHCPFIGPIASLTTICLSAFDYIYCPFWFFKRGSNSTIELHSALLGI, from the exons ATGTGCAAACTTCAAACCAAAATGGTTAAAGCTGCTGCTAGGCAGATGTGGACTTCAAATCTCACCAAGATTAGACAATCGCTTCAACAT TATGTTTACCATAAACATTAGAAACAGCACCTGATTCAACTTAGAAATCTAACTATGATTTCCTGTGGTGGTAATCAAGATAACATTAGtacttatgaaaaaaatgttataataatgcTCCAAGATGTCAAAACTGCCCAAACTGACCTCCTCAGTGAAGTCACTGCAGTA TTCAAAATCAGTGCAGTATTAAAAATCCAGGGAAAGACTGACATTTATCAGAAGCAGATGGAGGTCTTAGAAATCATAATGAATGTTAACGAAGGCAAACGATGCTCAATAACTAAAGGTATCTTCTTTATGAAAGAAAACATTGATGTTTTAAAG GAAGGTAAGAAGGTAAGAGAACTAGAAAACCAGAATTCTTGATCCAGTATACATTGTATGTACATAAGAGTTCTGGAAGGAGAAAAGGGTA GGTCATGGACTGTGTCACAAATTCAACAACCACAAACTTTGAAGAACACATTTGCCTCTACGGCTTTTGAGATCTCTTCAGCAGACCCAGAGAAAGTTCTCAGTTATTCCAACTCtactgatca cattttgaagaaaaaaaattctcctgaAATTCTGAAGCAAAGTAATCATCAAAATGCATTAAGaagcttaaaaaaaa gtaatatttatatttactcagACTTTAGTATGGGGATCGAGCTAACTATTGTCCATGGAGgaaaatgg attttttttctcagtgctACCAAGTTAGGAGAATTCATCCAGTGGCTTCTTTCTAGGCCAACCATCCCTCCTGAAGAACAGCTCAAAACCCAGAGACATTGTCCATTCATTGGGCCCATTGCGAGCTTGACtacaatctgtctctctgctttcgaCTACATTTACTGTCCTTTCTGGTTTTTCAAAAGAGGGAGTAACTCGACTATAGAGTTACATTCTGCTTTGCTTGGCATATAG